A genomic stretch from Solenopsis invicta isolate M01_SB chromosome 15, UNIL_Sinv_3.0, whole genome shotgun sequence includes:
- the LOC105197150 gene encoding protein-S-isoprenylcysteine O-methyltransferase: MLCRDGALSLCCFIIACLISLFPELQFRLDFNIYAAHFTNVWLLHAVQYIIINVFAFLAFRNFAYQVAIRALFLGYAFGIGILVLISAPPSWQVFGIYMTVLASFHYSEFLAIAWTNPATLSIDSFILNHSIAYGVAASLSWIEFLIERHYFHGMKMLSFVSYFGLVLCISGEILRKMAMLTAKHNFNHVVQSEKSDNHELITHGVYNLCRHPSYVGWFYWSIGTQLILQNPLCLFAYALMSWSFFHDRVLIEEITLLNFFGEDYVEYQEKVGTGLPFISGYKINS, encoded by the exons ATGCTGTGTCGCGATGGAGCCCTGAGTCTGTGCTGCTTCATCATAGCATGTTTAATCTCGCTCTTCCCTGAACTGCAGTTCAGgttagattttaatatttatgccGCACATTTCACAAATGTCTGGCTTCTACACGCGGTACAGTACATTATCATAAATGTATTCGCATTCCTTGCGTTTCGCAATTTTGCTTATCAA GTGGCAATCAGAGCATTGTTTCTTGGATATGCATTTGGAATTGGTATCCTAGTATTAATCAGTGCCCCACCATCATGGCAGGTGTTTGGCATTTATATGACAGTATTAGCGAGTTTCCATTATTCGGAATTTTTAGCTATAGCATGGACGAATCCAGCTACGCTGTCGATCGACAGTTTCATTCTCAATCACAGTATTGCATATGGGGTGGCAGCGAGTCTCAGTTGGATAGAATTCCTTATAGAAAGGCATTACTTTCATGGAATGAAAATGCTCTCCTTTGTGTCTTATTTTGGTCTTGTATTATGTATTTCCGGcgaaattttacgaaaaatggCGATGTTGACtgcaaaacataattttaaccATGTTGTGCAAAGTGAGAAGAGCGACAATCATGAGCTTATTACACATGGTGTATACAATCTTTGCAGGCATCCTAGTTACGTGGGATGGTTTTACTGGTCTATAGGAACACAG TTAATACTTCAAAATCCATTATGCCTCTTTGCATACGCATTAATGTCATGGAGCTTTTTCCATGATCGTGTTTTGATTGAagaaataactttgttaaatttCTTTGGTGAAGACTACGTGGAATATCAAGAGAAAGTAGGTACTGGGCTTCCATTTATTTCTGGTTATAAGATTAATTCATAG